The Caenorhabditis elegans chromosome II genome has a segment encoding these proteins:
- the ceh-38 gene encoding One cut domain family member (Confirmed by transcript evidence) yields the protein MESSRTAATSTNGTEKSRRRNTDYLQIDPSSTFINNTGRGFAEELPENFLDTISPHPITPSASTSSATSATEEPATSSAPQLASLAPMSMSSEQPSSSFSSASLLSSSYETIKNEPEDYRFSGSTAGLLSPLHVDSRRRESHDFNTSPYIKEEEDLDGSHLLMGGIRPDTPTNDRSTDLGSISSLLNEDHHTNTIGQSPSPRSTFGSDPTPMIQRQLIKNEDGVSPGSMGFSKNHQGYQKPRNGDRMEYEKAPYQRNSRKQKKPLGLLNQALSSVISTPTISSSNIPTPPSAHIAQPRRIYSTQDSNDPLNAEIGDDIYIDTKDLCKRIAFELKNHSIPQAIFAERILCRSQGTLSDLLRNPKPWNKLKSGRETFRRMYNWVAQPLATRLAILDMKTEDVNRASGMSPPTPAQNVRTHRRSTSDHDGPVSKRPRLVFTDIQKRTLQAIFKETQRPSREMQQTIAEHLRLDLSTVANFFMNARRRSRLGGNIDEPTPFQQMAEMYKEGAIATSNHSAEQREMIERGFGVSIPGPSHSGELLNGDSHEDDEELDELNDSELAYEEDVEIGDEEEEDEEQANGDILPTPKVEELEEKTVIKEEAPDDGEYGATKLAAN from the exons atggaGTCATCACGGACCGCCGCAACATCCACTAATGG aacTGAGAAATCGCGTCGACGAAACACTGATTATCTACAAATTGATCCCTCAAGTACTTTTATAAATAACACCGGTCGGGGTTTTGCTGAAGAGCTTCCGGAAAACTTTCTTGACACAATCAGTCCACATCCAATAACTCCATCTGCCAGTACATCCTCTGCAACTTCTGCAACCGAAGAACCAGCTACATCCTCGGCTCCACAACTCGCCTCACTTGCACCAATGAGTATGAGTTCTGAACAACCGAGTAGTAGCTTTTCAAGTGCTTCGCTTCTTTCATCATCTTACGAGACTATAAAAAATGAACCTGA AGATTACAGATTCTCTGGAAGCACTGCTGGACTTCTCTCTCCACTTCATGTAGATTCACGGCGAAGAGAATCCCATGATTTCAATACTTCACCATATATTAAG GAAGAGGAAGATCTCGATGGAAGTCATCTACTAATGGGAGGAATTCGTCCAGATACACCAACAAATGACAGGTCAACAGATCTCGGAAGCATCTCATCGTTGTTAAATGAGGATCATCACACCAACACAATTGGACAATCTCCATCTCCTCGCAGTACATTCGGTTCCGATCCAACACCAATGATTCAACGGcaactaataaaaaatgagGATGGCGTGTCACCAGGATCTATgggtttttccaaaaaccaccAGGGTTACCAGAAGCCAAGAAATGGTGATCGAATGGAATATGAAAAAGCTCCATATCAAAGAA ATTCtcggaaacaaaaaaagcctCTAGGTTTGCTCAATCAAGCTCTATCATCAGTCATCTCAACGCCGACAATCTCTTCTTCCAATATTCCAACACCACCATCTGCTCATATTGCTCAGCCACGTCGCATCTACTCGACTCAAGACTCAAATGATCCATTGAATGCAGAGATTGGCGATGATATATATATAGACACAAAAGATCTTTGCAAACGTATAGcatttgagctgaaaaatcattCGATTCCACAAGCCATTTTTGCCGAAAGAATATTGTGTCGTAGTCAGGGAACTCTTTCTGATTTACTACGCAATCCAAAACCATGGAATAAGCTGAAATCAGGACGTGAGACATTCCGTCGAATGTACAATTGGGTTGCACAGCCATTAGCAACGAGATTGGCGATTCTTGATATGAAGACAGAAGATGTGAATAGAGCATCTGGAATGTCACCACCAACTCCAGCACAGAATGTGCGCACACATAG AAGATCTACTTCCGATCATGATGGACCTGTATCAAAACGACCTCGTCTCGTATTCACCGACATACAGAAGCGTACACTTCAAGCAATCTTCAAAGAAACTCAACGTCCATCTCGGGAAATGCAACAAACAATTGCTGAGCATCTTCGTCTTGATCTTTCCACAGTTGCCAACTTCTTCATGAATGCACGTCGTAGAAGTCGACTCGGTGGAAACATTGATGAACCGACGCCTTTCCAGCAG ATGGCGGAAATGTATAAAGAAGGTGCAATTGCAACATCGAATCATTCTGCTGAACAACGAGAAATGATTGAACGTGGATTTGGAGTATCAATTCCGGGTCCTAGTCATTCTGGTGAACTTTTGAATGGAGATTCacatgaagatgatgaagaactTGATGAACTGAATGATAGTGAATTGGCTTATGAAGAAGATGTTGAAATtggagatgaagaagaagaagacgaagaacaAGCTAATGGTGACATACTTCCAACACCAAAAGTTGAAGAACTCGAGGAAAAAACAGTTATCAAAGAGGAAGCACCTGATGACGGGGAATATGGCGCCACAAAGCTTGCAGCTAATTAA
- the ceh-38 gene encoding One cut domain family member (Confirmed by transcript evidence), which yields MESSRTAATSTNGTEKSRRRNTDYLQIDPSSTFINNTGRGFAEELPENFLDTISPHPITPSASTSSATSATEEPATSSAPQLASLAPMSMSSEQPSSSFSSASLLSSSYETIKNEPEDYRFSGSTAGLLSPLHVDSRRRESHDFNTSPYIKEEEDLDGSHLLMGGIRPDTPTNDRSTDLGSISSLLNEDHHTNTIGQSPSPRSTFGSDPTPMIQRQLIKNEDGVSPGSMGFSKNHQGYQKPRNGDRMEYEKAPYQRSLLNQALSSVISTPTISSSNIPTPPSAHIAQPRRIYSTQDSNDPLNAEIGDDIYIDTKDLCKRIAFELKNHSIPQAIFAERILCRSQGTLSDLLRNPKPWNKLKSGRETFRRMYNWVAQPLATRLAILDMKTEDVNRASGMSPPTPAQNVRTHSFRRSTSDHDGPVSKRPRLVFTDIQKRTLQAIFKETQRPSREMQQTIAEHLRLDLSTVANFFMNARRRSRLGGNIDEPTPFQQVKNISPPPVGDTSDALLNGDDHVPLLNTVMAEMYKEGAIATSNHSAEQREMIERGFGVSIPGPSHSGELLNGDSHEDDEELDELNDSELAYEEDVEIGDEEEEDEEQANGDILPTPKVEELEEKTVIKEEAPDDGEYGATKLAAN from the exons atggaGTCATCACGGACCGCCGCAACATCCACTAATGG aacTGAGAAATCGCGTCGACGAAACACTGATTATCTACAAATTGATCCCTCAAGTACTTTTATAAATAACACCGGTCGGGGTTTTGCTGAAGAGCTTCCGGAAAACTTTCTTGACACAATCAGTCCACATCCAATAACTCCATCTGCCAGTACATCCTCTGCAACTTCTGCAACCGAAGAACCAGCTACATCCTCGGCTCCACAACTCGCCTCACTTGCACCAATGAGTATGAGTTCTGAACAACCGAGTAGTAGCTTTTCAAGTGCTTCGCTTCTTTCATCATCTTACGAGACTATAAAAAATGAACCTGA AGATTACAGATTCTCTGGAAGCACTGCTGGACTTCTCTCTCCACTTCATGTAGATTCACGGCGAAGAGAATCCCATGATTTCAATACTTCACCATATATTAAG GAAGAGGAAGATCTCGATGGAAGTCATCTACTAATGGGAGGAATTCGTCCAGATACACCAACAAATGACAGGTCAACAGATCTCGGAAGCATCTCATCGTTGTTAAATGAGGATCATCACACCAACACAATTGGACAATCTCCATCTCCTCGCAGTACATTCGGTTCCGATCCAACACCAATGATTCAACGGcaactaataaaaaatgagGATGGCGTGTCACCAGGATCTATgggtttttccaaaaaccaccAGGGTTACCAGAAGCCAAGAAATGGTGATCGAATGGAATATGAAAAAGCTCCATATCAAAGAA GTTTGCTCAATCAAGCTCTATCATCAGTCATCTCAACGCCGACAATCTCTTCTTCCAATATTCCAACACCACCATCTGCTCATATTGCTCAGCCACGTCGCATCTACTCGACTCAAGACTCAAATGATCCATTGAATGCAGAGATTGGCGATGATATATATATAGACACAAAAGATCTTTGCAAACGTATAGcatttgagctgaaaaatcattCGATTCCACAAGCCATTTTTGCCGAAAGAATATTGTGTCGTAGTCAGGGAACTCTTTCTGATTTACTACGCAATCCAAAACCATGGAATAAGCTGAAATCAGGACGTGAGACATTCCGTCGAATGTACAATTGGGTTGCACAGCCATTAGCAACGAGATTGGCGATTCTTGATATGAAGACAGAAGATGTGAATAGAGCATCTGGAATGTCACCACCAACTCCAGCACAGAATGTGCGCACACATAG tttcagAAGATCTACTTCCGATCATGATGGACCTGTATCAAAACGACCTCGTCTCGTATTCACCGACATACAGAAGCGTACACTTCAAGCAATCTTCAAAGAAACTCAACGTCCATCTCGGGAAATGCAACAAACAATTGCTGAGCATCTTCGTCTTGATCTTTCCACAGTTGCCAACTTCTTCATGAATGCACGTCGTAGAAGTCGACTCGGTGGAAACATTGATGAACCGACGCCTTTCCAGCAG GTGAAAAACATCAGTCCGCCACCTGTTGGGGATACATCAGATGCACTGTTGAACGGGGATGACCATGTTCCACTACTCAACACGGTG ATGGCGGAAATGTATAAAGAAGGTGCAATTGCAACATCGAATCATTCTGCTGAACAACGAGAAATGATTGAACGTGGATTTGGAGTATCAATTCCGGGTCCTAGTCATTCTGGTGAACTTTTGAATGGAGATTCacatgaagatgatgaagaactTGATGAACTGAATGATAGTGAATTGGCTTATGAAGAAGATGTTGAAATtggagatgaagaagaagaagacgaagaacaAGCTAATGGTGACATACTTCCAACACCAAAAGTTGAAGAACTCGAGGAAAAAACAGTTATCAAAGAGGAAGCACCTGATGACGGGGAATATGGCGCCACAAAGCTTGCAGCTAATTAA
- the ceh-38 gene encoding One cut domain family member (Confirmed by transcript evidence), whose protein sequence is MESSRTAATSTNGTEKSRRRNTDYLQIDPSSTFINNTGRGFAEELPENFLDTISPHPITPSASTSSATSATEEPATSSAPQLASLAPMSMSSEQPSSSFSSASLLSSSYETIKNEPEDYRFSGSTAGLLSPLHVDSRRRESHDFNTSPYIKEEEDLDGSHLLMGGIRPDTPTNDRSTDLGSISSLLNEDHHTNTIGQSPSPRSTFGSDPTPMIQRQLIKNEDGVSPGSMGFSKNHQGYQKPRNGDRMEYEKAPYQRNSRKQKKPLGLLNQALSSVISTPTISSSNIPTPPSAHIAQPRRIYSTQDSNDPLNAEIGDDIYIDTKDLCKRIAFELKNHSIPQAIFAERILCRSQGTLSDLLRNPKPWNKLKSGRETFRRMYNWVAQPLATRLAILDMKTEDVNRASGMSPPTPAQNVRTHRRSTSDHDGPVSKRPRLVFTDIQKRTLQAIFKETQRPSREMQQTIAEHLRLDLSTVANFFMNARRRSRLGGNIDEPTPFQQVKNISPPPVGDTSDALLNGDDHVPLLNTVMAEMYKEGAIATSNHSAEQREMIERGFGVSIPGPSHSGELLNGDSHEDDEELDELNDSELAYEEDVEIGDEEEEDEEQANGDILPTPKVEELEEKTVIKEEAPDDGEYGATKLAAN, encoded by the exons atggaGTCATCACGGACCGCCGCAACATCCACTAATGG aacTGAGAAATCGCGTCGACGAAACACTGATTATCTACAAATTGATCCCTCAAGTACTTTTATAAATAACACCGGTCGGGGTTTTGCTGAAGAGCTTCCGGAAAACTTTCTTGACACAATCAGTCCACATCCAATAACTCCATCTGCCAGTACATCCTCTGCAACTTCTGCAACCGAAGAACCAGCTACATCCTCGGCTCCACAACTCGCCTCACTTGCACCAATGAGTATGAGTTCTGAACAACCGAGTAGTAGCTTTTCAAGTGCTTCGCTTCTTTCATCATCTTACGAGACTATAAAAAATGAACCTGA AGATTACAGATTCTCTGGAAGCACTGCTGGACTTCTCTCTCCACTTCATGTAGATTCACGGCGAAGAGAATCCCATGATTTCAATACTTCACCATATATTAAG GAAGAGGAAGATCTCGATGGAAGTCATCTACTAATGGGAGGAATTCGTCCAGATACACCAACAAATGACAGGTCAACAGATCTCGGAAGCATCTCATCGTTGTTAAATGAGGATCATCACACCAACACAATTGGACAATCTCCATCTCCTCGCAGTACATTCGGTTCCGATCCAACACCAATGATTCAACGGcaactaataaaaaatgagGATGGCGTGTCACCAGGATCTATgggtttttccaaaaaccaccAGGGTTACCAGAAGCCAAGAAATGGTGATCGAATGGAATATGAAAAAGCTCCATATCAAAGAA ATTCtcggaaacaaaaaaagcctCTAGGTTTGCTCAATCAAGCTCTATCATCAGTCATCTCAACGCCGACAATCTCTTCTTCCAATATTCCAACACCACCATCTGCTCATATTGCTCAGCCACGTCGCATCTACTCGACTCAAGACTCAAATGATCCATTGAATGCAGAGATTGGCGATGATATATATATAGACACAAAAGATCTTTGCAAACGTATAGcatttgagctgaaaaatcattCGATTCCACAAGCCATTTTTGCCGAAAGAATATTGTGTCGTAGTCAGGGAACTCTTTCTGATTTACTACGCAATCCAAAACCATGGAATAAGCTGAAATCAGGACGTGAGACATTCCGTCGAATGTACAATTGGGTTGCACAGCCATTAGCAACGAGATTGGCGATTCTTGATATGAAGACAGAAGATGTGAATAGAGCATCTGGAATGTCACCACCAACTCCAGCACAGAATGTGCGCACACATAG AAGATCTACTTCCGATCATGATGGACCTGTATCAAAACGACCTCGTCTCGTATTCACCGACATACAGAAGCGTACACTTCAAGCAATCTTCAAAGAAACTCAACGTCCATCTCGGGAAATGCAACAAACAATTGCTGAGCATCTTCGTCTTGATCTTTCCACAGTTGCCAACTTCTTCATGAATGCACGTCGTAGAAGTCGACTCGGTGGAAACATTGATGAACCGACGCCTTTCCAGCAG GTGAAAAACATCAGTCCGCCACCTGTTGGGGATACATCAGATGCACTGTTGAACGGGGATGACCATGTTCCACTACTCAACACGGTG ATGGCGGAAATGTATAAAGAAGGTGCAATTGCAACATCGAATCATTCTGCTGAACAACGAGAAATGATTGAACGTGGATTTGGAGTATCAATTCCGGGTCCTAGTCATTCTGGTGAACTTTTGAATGGAGATTCacatgaagatgatgaagaactTGATGAACTGAATGATAGTGAATTGGCTTATGAAGAAGATGTTGAAATtggagatgaagaagaagaagacgaagaacaAGCTAATGGTGACATACTTCCAACACCAAAAGTTGAAGAACTCGAGGAAAAAACAGTTATCAAAGAGGAAGCACCTGATGACGGGGAATATGGCGCCACAAAGCTTGCAGCTAATTAA
- the ceh-38 gene encoding One cut domain family member (Confirmed by transcript evidence): MESSRTAATSTNGTEKSRRRNTDYLQIDPSSTFINNTGRGFAEELPENFLDTISPHPITPSASTSSATSATEEPATSSAPQLASLAPMSMSSEQPSSSFSSASLLSSSYETIKNEPEDYRFSGSTAGLLSPLHVDSRRRESHDFNTSPYIKEEEDLDGSHLLMGGIRPDTPTNDRSTDLGSISSLLNEDHHTNTIGQSPSPRSTFGSDPTPMIQRQLIKNEDGVSPGSMGFSKNHQGYQKPRNGDRMEYEKAPYQRSLLNQALSSVISTPTISSSNIPTPPSAHIAQPRRIYSTQDSNDPLNAEIGDDIYIDTKDLCKRIAFELKNHSIPQAIFAERILCRSQGTLSDLLRNPKPWNKLKSGRETFRRMYNWVAQPLATRLAILDMKTEDVNRASGMSPPTPAQNVRTHRRSTSDHDGPVSKRPRLVFTDIQKRTLQAIFKETQRPSREMQQTIAEHLRLDLSTVANFFMNARRRSRLGGNIDEPTPFQQVKNISPPPVGDTSDALLNGDDHVPLLNTVMAEMYKEGAIATSNHSAEQREMIERGFGVSIPGPSHSGELLNGDSHEDDEELDELNDSELAYEEDVEIGDEEEEDEEQANGDILPTPKVEELEEKTVIKEEAPDDGEYGATKLAAN; encoded by the exons atggaGTCATCACGGACCGCCGCAACATCCACTAATGG aacTGAGAAATCGCGTCGACGAAACACTGATTATCTACAAATTGATCCCTCAAGTACTTTTATAAATAACACCGGTCGGGGTTTTGCTGAAGAGCTTCCGGAAAACTTTCTTGACACAATCAGTCCACATCCAATAACTCCATCTGCCAGTACATCCTCTGCAACTTCTGCAACCGAAGAACCAGCTACATCCTCGGCTCCACAACTCGCCTCACTTGCACCAATGAGTATGAGTTCTGAACAACCGAGTAGTAGCTTTTCAAGTGCTTCGCTTCTTTCATCATCTTACGAGACTATAAAAAATGAACCTGA AGATTACAGATTCTCTGGAAGCACTGCTGGACTTCTCTCTCCACTTCATGTAGATTCACGGCGAAGAGAATCCCATGATTTCAATACTTCACCATATATTAAG GAAGAGGAAGATCTCGATGGAAGTCATCTACTAATGGGAGGAATTCGTCCAGATACACCAACAAATGACAGGTCAACAGATCTCGGAAGCATCTCATCGTTGTTAAATGAGGATCATCACACCAACACAATTGGACAATCTCCATCTCCTCGCAGTACATTCGGTTCCGATCCAACACCAATGATTCAACGGcaactaataaaaaatgagGATGGCGTGTCACCAGGATCTATgggtttttccaaaaaccaccAGGGTTACCAGAAGCCAAGAAATGGTGATCGAATGGAATATGAAAAAGCTCCATATCAAAGAA GTTTGCTCAATCAAGCTCTATCATCAGTCATCTCAACGCCGACAATCTCTTCTTCCAATATTCCAACACCACCATCTGCTCATATTGCTCAGCCACGTCGCATCTACTCGACTCAAGACTCAAATGATCCATTGAATGCAGAGATTGGCGATGATATATATATAGACACAAAAGATCTTTGCAAACGTATAGcatttgagctgaaaaatcattCGATTCCACAAGCCATTTTTGCCGAAAGAATATTGTGTCGTAGTCAGGGAACTCTTTCTGATTTACTACGCAATCCAAAACCATGGAATAAGCTGAAATCAGGACGTGAGACATTCCGTCGAATGTACAATTGGGTTGCACAGCCATTAGCAACGAGATTGGCGATTCTTGATATGAAGACAGAAGATGTGAATAGAGCATCTGGAATGTCACCACCAACTCCAGCACAGAATGTGCGCACACATAG AAGATCTACTTCCGATCATGATGGACCTGTATCAAAACGACCTCGTCTCGTATTCACCGACATACAGAAGCGTACACTTCAAGCAATCTTCAAAGAAACTCAACGTCCATCTCGGGAAATGCAACAAACAATTGCTGAGCATCTTCGTCTTGATCTTTCCACAGTTGCCAACTTCTTCATGAATGCACGTCGTAGAAGTCGACTCGGTGGAAACATTGATGAACCGACGCCTTTCCAGCAG GTGAAAAACATCAGTCCGCCACCTGTTGGGGATACATCAGATGCACTGTTGAACGGGGATGACCATGTTCCACTACTCAACACGGTG ATGGCGGAAATGTATAAAGAAGGTGCAATTGCAACATCGAATCATTCTGCTGAACAACGAGAAATGATTGAACGTGGATTTGGAGTATCAATTCCGGGTCCTAGTCATTCTGGTGAACTTTTGAATGGAGATTCacatgaagatgatgaagaactTGATGAACTGAATGATAGTGAATTGGCTTATGAAGAAGATGTTGAAATtggagatgaagaagaagaagacgaagaacaAGCTAATGGTGACATACTTCCAACACCAAAAGTTGAAGAACTCGAGGAAAAAACAGTTATCAAAGAGGAAGCACCTGATGACGGGGAATATGGCGCCACAAAGCTTGCAGCTAATTAA
- the ceh-38 gene encoding One cut domain family member (Confirmed by transcript evidence) gives MESSRTAATSTNGTEKSRRRNTDYLQIDPSSTFINNTGRGFAEELPENFLDTISPHPITPSASTSSATSATEEPATSSAPQLASLAPMSMSSEQPSSSFSSASLLSSSYETIKNEPEFSGSTAGLLSPLHVDSRRRESHDFNTSPYIKEEEDLDGSHLLMGGIRPDTPTNDRSTDLGSISSLLNEDHHTNTIGQSPSPRSTFGSDPTPMIQRQLIKNEDGVSPGSMGFSKNHQGYQKPRNGDRMEYEKAPYQRNSRKQKKPLGLLNQALSSVISTPTISSSNIPTPPSAHIAQPRRIYSTQDSNDPLNAEIGDDIYIDTKDLCKRIAFELKNHSIPQAIFAERILCRSQGTLSDLLRNPKPWNKLKSGRETFRRMYNWVAQPLATRLAILDMKTEDVNRASGMSPPTPAQNVRTHSFRRSTSDHDGPVSKRPRLVFTDIQKRTLQAIFKETQRPSREMQQTIAEHLRLDLSTVANFFMNARRRSRLGGNIDEPTPFQQMAEMYKEGAIATSNHSAEQREMIERGFGVSIPGPSHSGELLNGDSHEDDEELDELNDSELAYEEDVEIGDEEEEDEEQANGDILPTPKVEELEEKTVIKEEAPDDGEYGATKLAAN, from the exons atggaGTCATCACGGACCGCCGCAACATCCACTAATGG aacTGAGAAATCGCGTCGACGAAACACTGATTATCTACAAATTGATCCCTCAAGTACTTTTATAAATAACACCGGTCGGGGTTTTGCTGAAGAGCTTCCGGAAAACTTTCTTGACACAATCAGTCCACATCCAATAACTCCATCTGCCAGTACATCCTCTGCAACTTCTGCAACCGAAGAACCAGCTACATCCTCGGCTCCACAACTCGCCTCACTTGCACCAATGAGTATGAGTTCTGAACAACCGAGTAGTAGCTTTTCAAGTGCTTCGCTTCTTTCATCATCTTACGAGACTATAAAAAATGAACCTGA ATTCTCTGGAAGCACTGCTGGACTTCTCTCTCCACTTCATGTAGATTCACGGCGAAGAGAATCCCATGATTTCAATACTTCACCATATATTAAG GAAGAGGAAGATCTCGATGGAAGTCATCTACTAATGGGAGGAATTCGTCCAGATACACCAACAAATGACAGGTCAACAGATCTCGGAAGCATCTCATCGTTGTTAAATGAGGATCATCACACCAACACAATTGGACAATCTCCATCTCCTCGCAGTACATTCGGTTCCGATCCAACACCAATGATTCAACGGcaactaataaaaaatgagGATGGCGTGTCACCAGGATCTATgggtttttccaaaaaccaccAGGGTTACCAGAAGCCAAGAAATGGTGATCGAATGGAATATGAAAAAGCTCCATATCAAAGAA ATTCtcggaaacaaaaaaagcctCTAGGTTTGCTCAATCAAGCTCTATCATCAGTCATCTCAACGCCGACAATCTCTTCTTCCAATATTCCAACACCACCATCTGCTCATATTGCTCAGCCACGTCGCATCTACTCGACTCAAGACTCAAATGATCCATTGAATGCAGAGATTGGCGATGATATATATATAGACACAAAAGATCTTTGCAAACGTATAGcatttgagctgaaaaatcattCGATTCCACAAGCCATTTTTGCCGAAAGAATATTGTGTCGTAGTCAGGGAACTCTTTCTGATTTACTACGCAATCCAAAACCATGGAATAAGCTGAAATCAGGACGTGAGACATTCCGTCGAATGTACAATTGGGTTGCACAGCCATTAGCAACGAGATTGGCGATTCTTGATATGAAGACAGAAGATGTGAATAGAGCATCTGGAATGTCACCACCAACTCCAGCACAGAATGTGCGCACACATAG tttcagAAGATCTACTTCCGATCATGATGGACCTGTATCAAAACGACCTCGTCTCGTATTCACCGACATACAGAAGCGTACACTTCAAGCAATCTTCAAAGAAACTCAACGTCCATCTCGGGAAATGCAACAAACAATTGCTGAGCATCTTCGTCTTGATCTTTCCACAGTTGCCAACTTCTTCATGAATGCACGTCGTAGAAGTCGACTCGGTGGAAACATTGATGAACCGACGCCTTTCCAGCAG ATGGCGGAAATGTATAAAGAAGGTGCAATTGCAACATCGAATCATTCTGCTGAACAACGAGAAATGATTGAACGTGGATTTGGAGTATCAATTCCGGGTCCTAGTCATTCTGGTGAACTTTTGAATGGAGATTCacatgaagatgatgaagaactTGATGAACTGAATGATAGTGAATTGGCTTATGAAGAAGATGTTGAAATtggagatgaagaagaagaagacgaagaacaAGCTAATGGTGACATACTTCCAACACCAAAAGTTGAAGAACTCGAGGAAAAAACAGTTATCAAAGAGGAAGCACCTGATGACGGGGAATATGGCGCCACAAAGCTTGCAGCTAATTAA